The window ACATTGTATTGCCCCACCCCTGGCACCAACACCCCCTGCTGGCACCTTGGAAGAATGCAGcacatgttttgttttggatGGGGTTCCCCCTCAGGGCTCGCACACTCATGGGCCCATACAAGTCAAAACTATCTGTCAGGGAAATAGGGAGTTGCCTTGGCACACGTTCATATTGCATTGCATCAACTATTGCGGCTGAATTAAAAAACAGATCCAGCGCAGCCAATCAGAACACTCTGTCCttataaaattagcaaaaaaaagcaaaattaaatatgaatgtaaaaatcCTTCAAGCTGTCAGACGCTgtgaaatatatcaaataaaaggCCCACAGAATAATTATTGTAACATGACGCAGACACATGGTAAACCGTAGACACAGCAGCCGCTGACACCAGGCCATTGTGGTTTATATAAGAAACGATTGCACAGAACTCGGTCTatggatatttatatataaaggttaATGATTAGTCCGGCTGGCACAGCGGCTTGCCAGTCCATGATGCGGTGCCCTCGTGTTATTGGCTGGAGCCCCAGCCTAGAGTTCAAGTCGTCTTCCAGGTATTGAGTGTTttctgatcggagaagccgccaTCCGCAGACCAGCGTTCCGAGCACCttcaccattttcattttttggcttcacatttttttttcactagtgcAGTTTTTTTATGCTGAACCAATCACAGTGATCCTCCAGGTTTATGCGGAGGCAGTAACATATTAGCACAGACCCGGCGCCCCCTACAGGCCGATAAGTCCTGGGGAGTGTGCAGATTTCCTGCTACCTGGGGAGTTTGTCCCGGCTGGGGTATAAAGTCTGATTTAGGGGGGGCCATGAGAGCTGCGTCTGGAGCTGAAGTTCTAATCTCTTGTACGCTTTCTTCGATTCCTTTTTCCTGCGCAGTTTCCGCAAACAGTTGAAGAATCCGTGATCCAGAGAAGTCTGCAGGAGATTGGAGAGTCACTTATTGCATCCCAGACACAACACAGACATCGTACAATCATAGATCCGACATTACcgcaattattattacatttcatcACTTTCTTCATCGCCTAcaatagagtgtaagctcttgggACAAACCCAGCACCCAATGAGGGGGTGACCCTGATACAGACTTACCTCCAGGAGGAAGGCGGCTACAAAGTTGACAGCGGCGAATCCCACCAAGACCAGCTTGAAGTTCATATCGTCTATGGCCATGAGGTTCAGGATTTCCCGCATGAAGAGCAGAGGATAAAGGGCGACCCACAACATCATGGCAAGAAGAACGATCAGAGCGAACAGGAAGAGAACTGCGCGGGGAAATCATAAGAAATGTTACACCTGAGAGATACTTATAGACACCAGGGGGTCCCAAAGACACGGGGTCCCCAGGACAATGAGGTTACCCATACCAGGGCTGTGATGTGGTCAGGAAATAGGACAGCAGCTGGATGAGAAGGATGAGAAGAGTCTGAAAGATCAAACTTCCCAGGACCGGAATACTGATCAGAGTGCCGAGCGGACGCTTTAACCCCAACTCGCCGGCTGGGCCGGTTCTGCCCATCAGAATGGCCACCGTGGTGGTGATAACCAAATCGAAAAGGAGGAACTGGAAGTCGCCCAGATTGGTGTCCACCTGGAAGGATGAGAAAATATTGGTAGATGAAGTGACAACCACGCAAAATCATGCAAAATTATCATGAAAGGGTCAAACATGGCGGCCAAACCGTCTCCCACACTCACCGTGTACAGAATGAGAACGCTGATGAACTGCGTCAGGCTGTACATTGCCATGTATTTAAAGGTCTCAAACGAGGTCTCCAGCGAGCAGCGACCCTCCCTGCGGAGCCAAAGATCCTCAGCTTGTACAATATACTCATATAATGATTTATagatataaaatgataaatatataagaaaGGCTGACATTTTTTTGAACCAACACAGATGTTCCCACATAAAAATTTGGCCCCAGACCAAGGCTTCAATGACTCCGATTGCCCCACCATTAGAACACCATTCTACATCCACAATCCCCCAAACCTCAAAACTACAAAGCCTCCACCGCTTCTGGACCTCCATCTACAGGAAGTCCCCCCAGGGAACGGGTCTTATCAATAGAACCTTTCCTGACCATACTTCATACCGCTGTAACCCCCACAACGCCCCTGCACTGCCCCCATCCCCCCTGCGAATTATGTCTCTACCATACTTACCTTACCTCCTCCAATAAAATGTGCTACACTATCCTCAATAACCCCCAACCTCCAACCACACCTCCAGTTCCTAATCCCTGACCCCCCACCTATGGAACATTCCCCCGCCTACTCCATTAAAATGTGCCTCACAATCCCCAATAACCCCCAACCTCCAATCACACCTCCAGTTCCTAATCCCTCCCCCCCCCAATGTTGGAACATGCTCCCACCTCCTCCATTAAAATCTACCCTACCATCCCTAATAACCCCCAACCTCCAAACACACCTCATGTTCCTAATCCCCCCACCTATGGAACATTCCCCCACCTCCTTCAATAAAATGTGCCTTACAATCCCCAATAACCCCCAACCTCCAAACACACCTCATGTTCCTAATCCCCCACCCCCACCTGTGGAACATGCCTCCATTAAAATGTGCCCCACAATCCATAAAACCCTTACCCACCTCCAGTTTATAACCCCCCTACTTTGGGAACTACATCTGCACCCTTCAACATCCAAAACATGCCTTCATCCCATTTACCCAGGCCACCCCCAACCCCCCCAAGAAATGAAACATGTCCCAGTGTCCCCCACACAGCCAAAACattgcttcatttttttctattgcaccaCCATCTGTGATCATCTACATTAattacccccctcccctctgGAATATGCCTCCAGCTCTCACCCCCATTGCATCCTCTCCTGCCCCCCTAATCGTCATGATTAGACATCTTCCagtaattaatataaatattaataaattctgGTTCAGGTTTACAAACCAAACAagccaaaataatatttataataataatttccgaGCTGTCCACTCACCGGATGATGATGGGCACGCACTCGATGTTGTTGAGTTtggaggtgaatggagaggcGATGGAGGCTTCACTCTCGGACAGAGAGATCCCAACATCGGCAGCCTTCAGTGCTCCGCAGTCATTGGCTCCGTCTCCGCACATTCCTACACAATAGCTGTATACAGAGATCACATTATCTGCACGAGGATATACACAGGGAACTgcagaaaatatatgtaaatattgcagaaaatggCTCGAATATCTCAAAGCAAAATCTTTGCAATTTGTGGTATGAAAATATTAATGATTTGCTTCAATTTATTGGCTGACCCAAGAGATCCCTTCTCCCATCACCTGGAACAAACAGCTCGGTGGCTACTTACTCCAGATCCTGGAAATATCGCACCAGCTGGGTTTTCTGGTCAGGAGACATTCGGGCAAAGACTGCGGCGTGCATGAGAATCTAAGAATTGAAAGAAGAAGAGGATCAGGAGGACTGCAGATGCTCCACAGTGCAGCAATGGATTCATCGATCGAATTCCGGCTCatggaaattatattccaatACATTCATGATACAAAAGCTGGGATCAACTCCATCTAACAGTGTTTTTGTAAATGCAACAAAGGGAGAAAGTGATAGAAGAGGGGCAATTAAACAATGAGATCATAAATGGTGACCAATAACAAAACAGAATTCACCTgagcaataatattatttaaaatagcaatataaattaggaaaaagttgtaATAATAAATCTGAGCGTAGACTAACACAATCATCTCTACCCGATTACCGTTTCGCCAAAAAAGGCTGCATGAAGGAAGGCAGAGATTTGTATTGGTGTCCTCTATGTGGAAGTATTAGGCTCCAATGATTTGTTGCAGGTAAGGATACTGTATGATACAGAGTGGAGGTAAATTTATTTCGATAGGGATCCGTTATCCACAGAATAATGATGGAATTAGCTGATAGTCTTATCACATTCTCAAAAGTACTTAGTAGTTGGTTGAGGAGATCCTAATGATTTATCAGAGAAAGTTTTATCTGTAAAGTGCAATCCCAGGtgaacaatatgaaaaaatgataGTGGGAAGTCTTATGGTACTCTTTCCCgttttcacattgttttattgtaaagctaaactcaaagtttatgtaaaagttacataaaaagCAGCCAtagaatttgtatttctatcccCCCCAGTCCTGGGATTTACACTGCACAGCCTGGTGACCTGGCCTGCCTCTGCTGCAGTGAAGGAACACAGTTTGGTCATCTCCCCGCCTCCAGCCTAtcattggacagtaaaggagcagcagaaaACTGTATCcttctgttctctcctcctgaCACATCTACTATAGAGGACAATGCAGAAAGGTCTCACCTTTGGCAGAAATTCAGGGAAGTAATCGGTCAGAGCAGCAAATGACTTCCCATTCATGGCAAAGCAGAACGGGCCACGGTCGAGGAAGGCACCACCTTGCTGATACAGCCCCTGTGTGGGAGACAAAGGAGACCCCAAAAACTTTTTATCTTATTCAGGAATGTAAGGTAAATCCAAGAAAACTCCATTGATTTCGGGTTATTGCTATGGCTGACCGTGGTGCTTGTATGAACTGCAGATTTACAATGAAAGTGCGTTTTAAACCCCCGTCATTGTCAGCACCAGTTTCACAAAGGGTGAATCTCAGCCCAAAACTATCCAGCATCAAACTGCACCTCAGAGAGGCATTAATACTGGCACAGACCCGCGGGACATTCACCTCTCTGGTCTCTTCCCCCACCGTCGGCTCGGACGGGATGAATCTCAGGGTAGCGGAACTGTTATAAGTGGGAGGAGAGGCGTtcacaaagaaaactttttctgtGGATTCCACAAGATGGCAGCTCTTGGCGACATTCACAGCAGTCAGCATGTTATCCCCTGAATGAAAAAGAAATCTTCAGGTTCACTGTACAAAAATTCtcatgttttatataaacattgaATATTGCGGTCACTGACCGGTCACCATGACGGTACGGATGTTGGCTTTTCTCAGGGAGTAGATGACGGGCGGCGTCTCCGGTTTCAGCACATTTCTCATTACCAGGAACCCCAGGAAGGTCAGGTCATGCTCCGCCGACTCTCTAAACGGGAGACAATGGCAGCACAATAATAAGAGACGATTctggaaaacctaaaataatactttttgtagAAATTCACATTTGCAACAGTTTGGATTCACTTTGTATTTTATACACGTGGACCCATGTGAACACCGTCAGCTCCCCATTTATCAGTCTTCAAATTTATTGTTCTCAGATGAACAAAAACATTCCAGAGATCAAACAtaacccaacgcattttgcctcCTTGTGGGGATTAGCCAAAAAAATCTATAGGTAAGCCCAATGGGGTGGAAAGTGCATGGGAGTATGATTGGTCTATAGAGAGTCAGAGCCGCCGTTTATTCCTAGTGTCACAAAGCTGCTAGAACTttgcaggaaaaataataatcaaGGCCCAAACCTGGTCACAGCCTGAGCCTCTTCAAATGTTCTGATGGACGACAGAGTTTTATATGCAAAGCCCAGAACCCGGTACCCATCCTGAGTGTACTGACGCAGCATGGCTGAGAAATCGCGAGGTACTAGAAGAgaaaaaatattgtcattatCACGTGGCAAATACTTCCACGCTGCTACACGGGGCGCCATCCGACGGCTTGTGCAGCTTACCTGAATCATTTCGGCACAAACTGGCCACCATCTCTGGCGCCCCCTTCATGTAAAGCTGGGAATACGGATCGCTGGGCAATCTGGCGATGACACTCATCCTCTGGATGCTGGAAGAAAATGGGAATCGTTGCAGGACGCCAACCGGGACCGTGTGTTTCTAGcggggagaaaaaaaagtgcagggtCCTTGTTATGGATATCACACCTGCCTGAAAACTTACAACTTAGCAAACAGGGGAagacaggaaaatgtaaaaaggggaTGTGATCGCCACCTGCTGGCTGGAAACCAGAATATGTAATACCATATGTAATGGCTGATAACTTGACATATACAGGGAGTTTTAGttctgattataataaataagtcACGACTTATCGGCTATCATTGCTTGGTGTGGTCCAGGCACAAGTTGTGCCATTTGCTCTACCAATCAGAAGAGACTTTAAGGATTAGTACAAAAATTAGACAGgttcaaactttttatattggCTCAGAAAATGTAAATCCTCCCAACAAAACAGGACAGGACGTATCAAACATCACCTACAGGCCCGTGTGGCTGCTCCTCCAGGCTGGGCGGCTTGATCAGCGACAGAACTTTGGTCCTGAAAATGTCCTTTGTATGCGGATCTGCATCTCCGTCTTCCAGAACCtgaataatggaaaataaatgaacCACTGGGTGAGAGGATGCAACCAAATCTCTAAAACTTCATCTATGGCAAAGGGATCAGCAGAAGATCTACCGGACAATGGCGGCCACCTTACAGCAAGAAGAAGCATTATGGAATGATTATTATTCCATCTGTGCTGTAAACCAGAGATTCTGCATACACAATGGGGGAAGGATAGAATGATAGGATTGGCTCAGCCCACTATTCAATGATAGAGAACAAATTTCTTATTTCTGGGTTTCTGTAATGGAAGTGAgatatggaaataaaatatggaaTCGTTGGCATTTTGTACACTTTGGGTAACCTATGACTTGGGGCAAGTACGACTGCACAGCTTGCCACTCACCCATCCGGTGGACTCCAGCATCTTCAGGTCCATCAGGTCTCCGATGGGATGTCCATTCAGCAGGGTGACGGAGTGGCAGGAGGCCAGAGAATACAAGAGATGCCCATCGGGTACAGATCGAGGATCGTGGGTTATTGGTAGGAAGTTGGCATTCTCGAGTGGGACCACCCCCCAGACATCCAGCCCTTCTTCGGTGAGAGTACCTGTCTGGGGGCAACATGGAGGTCAGACAGGTGGATCAGGAAATGAGATCGGTGTTGgttctgcacattttttaatcCTTGCCTACCTTATCGAAGCACATCATCTTAAGCTTCCCGCTGACGTTGATCCGCGGGGGGCTGATGCAGAAGATCTTCAGTTTCTTTAGGCGGCTCTGGGCATAGACGGTTCCCACTGTCATGGCAGCTGGCAGAGCTGGGGGGACGATGATGGTGATGATGTCGAGGGCGGTGATGATGATCTCAGATACGGTTACCTGGACATGACAAATACATGAATGAGAAGCTGGCACTCGGAGGGAGGCATGGGGTGTGGGGGTGGGGGTTGAACTACTTTACACACCTTATACAGGATGTGAATGACGATGCTATAAATGGTCCCAATGGCGGCTGCAAAACAACAACACATGAGCAGAAATCAATAAAGCCAGCAGGAGGTAACTGGACACCAATGAAATAATCACTTTTGGGTGAATGTTCATAATAAAGGTGCAATGACAAGTGAACGCCAATGATGGGTTGCTAATTCTTACCAAAAGCAGCAAGTACAAGGACGAACATGATGGAGTCCCGGAAAAACTTGAAGAAGATTGGTTTGGGATGGAGTATGGAGCTGATGAGGTTCCCCTTCACTGTGCAGAACCCTGGAGAGAGCAGAACATTGTCATCTTGTTATCAGGACATCGAATGGCAAACTTCAAATGTCAGCTTTTGTACCAGTGCGGGGTAATCTTCTTGTATTACAGTGAGAATGTGTTCCAGTTAGAATAAAAGAAGGGAACTAAGCAAGATCTGTATGATAAATGGGCCTTGTTCACCCGTTATCAATATCCTGGGGACTTACTCGTATGTACCAtgtatatatcaaataaattatcattatttAGCATGCCTTTTAAGAGTACCTGTCACCTACAGACAATGCTAAACCAATCATAGGGATACACCACAGCAAAGACTACAGTACCAATGTGAAGGTGAAATAGTATGAGATCACATGTTACCCGTCTTCAGGACGATGGCAGTGACATCGCTGTCCACGTAGCTTTTGGCCTGGATGACCTGCGTCCCACAGAACAGAGTGTGACGGCGATGGGCGTCTGAGGAGTAAACAGTGTCAGCAGCATGAGGGCCATCGGGTAATGGCGTCTTCATTTCAGGTACGCTCTCCCCTAGGATGGGAAACAAATGGTCACATTGGAATTCCATAGATGGTCACCACCAAGGTTAACAATATGCtccatgacaggtcctctttcacATCCACAAATCACCTGCATCGCCTCAATGATCGCCTGCATCACTTAGGTCTCTATCTGCCCCATCTCTCCCATGTCTACCATCAGCCTCCCCCCACCTCCTTCCTTACATTCACCATCATTTTGCCCCAGTCCCTAATGATACTCAGCAGCTCTCTATTGGTCCATAACTGTATACCACTCCCCTTTCCTTCCATGATCACCTTTCCTGCCACTTCTTTCTTCCCTGGTCTATTTCACCATCTAAAACCCTCCCCAATTTCTATCCCCACTCACCAGTCAGCATGCTCTCGTTTACCATACACTCCCCGGCCAGCAGGGCGGCATCACAGGGCATCAACAGACCCTCTGGAGGAATAAGGATACAATCCCCCGGGACCAGATCCAAGGAATTCACCATAATTTCATCTGAAATTGCATACAAAGGCGGATGAGTGCACAAGGCAATACCCAATATGAAATTTCCCTGCTTCATGTAAGTCATGTAAACCGGGACATTGGGTTACAATACATTGCCGATTACACTATAATGGCATCAGGAATCTGTTGCATGGTCTTCAAAATTGTCTCTTACCTCCAGGACCTCGGCGAACTCTCACGCTGACAGACAGTTTGACCATATTGCGAAGGGTGACGCTTTGCTGCGGGGAGAGGACGCAGAGAGTTACAACACTGGCACACTGCATTGCTATGAAGGCTATATAGTATAAAGTGGGGGGAGGGTTAAAAAGCTGACCAGCACACTGGTCTATGTATGCGCTATCCCTCCACTTTATGTCTTACATTATACATCCCACACCCCCAACCCTACTGATGGGCAGAAATGTCCACTTGGAGTCCCCCAGCTGATCTGCTGCTTTGCCAGCAATGCCAAGCAGATCCACAGCTAGCTGCTCAAACGGCCCGTCCTCAGAATCTCAGTGCGATGTAAAGGGTTCAACAGGAAAAATCATCAAGTTTGCCCAATTTCTTTCTGTAACCCCAGGGGATTAGATCACTCCGCTCTCTGAGGACCAGCCTACTTGGCTCTTCCCTAGGGACCTGGCCCCCTCGGTACTCCTCCATAGAAGATCCACTTCGGTTCTCTTGGTAGAAGATCCACTTGGGTTTTCCTTCCTAAAAGATCTGCCCACTCTTTGCCCCTATGAGAACCTGCCCACTTGGCTCTTCTCTTCAGGAGACCTGCACTCTCTGTTCTTCTTCTCCGGGGAGCTGCCCACTCGGTCCTACACCTCAAAAGATTCACTTGGATTCCCCTTCTCAAAAGATCTGCCCACTCCTCTTTCTCCTATGAGTACCTGCCCACTTGGCTCTTCTCTTCAGAAGAAGTGCACTCTACATACATGGTCCTCCTCCACCCTGGGGGATCTACGTACAAGGTCATCCTCCCCCCTGGGGGATCTACATACATGGTTCTCCTCCCCCAGGGATCTACATACATGGTTCTCCTCCCCCCTGGGGGATCTACATACATGGTTGGGATCTACATACATGGTTCTCCTCCCCCCTGGGGGATCTACATACATGGTTCTCCTCCCCCAGGGATCTACATACATGGTTCTCCTCCCCCAGGGATCTACATACATGGTTCTCTTCCCCCAGGGATCTACGTACAAGGTCATCCTCCCCCCTGGGGGATCTACAAACAAGGTTCACCTCCCCCCTGGGGGATCTACATACATGGTTCTCCTCCCCCCTGGGGGATCTACATACATGGTTCTCCTCCCACAGTTTTCTCCCCTGTAGATCTGCCCACTTGGTTCTTGTCCCCTGGGCACACTGGACTATTCCCCCAGGGATCTGTCTACAAGGTTTTCCTCCCCCGTTATGCGGGGATCTTTTTAGTCTCACTCACCTTTTTAGTCTCATAGAGTGACACAGCGATGGAGATAATGGATATTATAATGATACAGACGGCATAGTAATAATAACCCTCGCAGAACCACAAGATTACGCTGAAGAGCTGGAAGATGTAGAAGGGGTTCAGGACCTGGAAGGAAAGCAGAATATTTGTTGATGGGGCGCACAGGAAACATTCCACTGAACTGAGTTGTCTCAATTATAAGAGGCACCTAAAAGCATGTAGAGGTGACCCCATATTTTGGGTTTGAGTTGTCAGATTTGCTGCACATCAATGTTTACTTGGGAACAGCTTTGTGGTACCCAGAACCTCAAACATCAAAAAACTAAACTGGTTCTGGATGGGGATTGGCTGTTTGGTTGCTAATGAGCTTTGGGTTGAATTTTCGGGTTTTCCACCAGGGTGCTGGCAGAGTTTCTGGCATTGGGAGGTTCCCATCATTCCTTCAGACATCTGATTATGTATTATCAGTAGGACACGGACCAATGAAATTACAGATCCCGCCCTCTGCGCTCACCTCCTGGATCAACAGCTGCCCGTAAGATTTCACCGGAACATCAATTTCATTCCGACCGTAGATCAGCTTCCTGCCAGAAACAGAAAAGATGATGAATGGACATAAAAATTCCAAGAAATGGCCCTGCAGCCTGTAGGAATCCACTGACAATGGAAAATCAGTTCATGGTGGAGTGTACAAGGACAGACTCACCGATCATCGCGGTCACTTTGCCTCAACCCTGATGTGAACTTCCGTATCGCTCCGCAGGTTACACCTTCATCCCGACAACTGCAACCAGACATGAGAGGAATGAGGAGGATGGAGACAAATAATATGGGACCATGCACGGCTGACCTTTCCAGATGGGGAGGGTCCCGTAGTTGGTGCCGTGCTGCTCCCCCAGCAGCTTGCTGCTGTCTGCAGGCACAAGAAAAGAATCATAACAGGAAGTCCACATTCTGATCACATGTTACGTTGtatctattatatataataagtagcactgtacacacaaccaGTCACATTGGCTCCTTCCCCCGCAGGGTCACACAATGTCCCCACCACGCTCACAGTTGGGGTACAAGTTAACCTACCAACATGTTCCTGACACCTGGAGCAGCTGGAGCAAGCCACACAATCCTGGGGGGCAGATACAGACATTGAGCCCAGAACTCTGAGCTACAAAACCTCTCCCCACCCCGGACATTAAGCGATGTCGGCTGCACCTCCCGCCTGTCCGTACAGAACTCCCAGGGCCCCGGAGCCGGTAACGCTGCAGGGATCATTCAGCACCTCCCCTCATATCAGGCAGAGACTTCCCTCTGTGTACTTTCCACAGCTGATTATCACTGTTTGTGGTTTCCGTATTTCCTGGATAAAGTCCATCAGAATATGGCAGAGAAAAGAGGAACTCCTCTGGGAACTCCAACCACAACCGGCTTCTCTTGTTGTCATCAGGAACTATGggaagttaaagctgaactccggcgAGGCTCTGAGAGTGGTTACAGGCCAAAAAAATTGGTGCTGCCGAGTGCCGCCGGGGACCCGCAGAGCCGCCTAATATATAGATGGGGCCAGGATATCACACAAAGGGTTAACGGGTCGCCGTCTGCCATTGGCTTGCAGCACACAAATGTCAGAATGACACAAAGAACAAAAGGAAGCCCCGCCCACTGCGCCAGCTGTTCTCGGACAGGTCACGTTTCTTATGTCCGAATTTCATATGCCAGGCCCGGCACGCTGACAGAAGGATAAAGCCAGCAATAGATTTATAGGATGACAGTTACATGGCTCTGTGCCCAAGTCCGGTTACTTCCCGAGGCTGCTGAGACTAACAATATGTGGCACAGCCTGTAGTCTAATGGCTGGGCACAGTGATAggcagtctgctgcaggcaggaggaagcatttatTTAGTCTCCTCCTATAATGTATtcaggtgagaggctgcagccaGGGGCTGATCTGCGTCAGACATGTACTACACACAGACCCCAGGATTCACCTCCATACAAGTATAAGTAGGGGCCACACATTACTGAGCATTATTATCAGATGACAGGGCCACACTGACCAATGACAGTGTTAGTGGGGTCACCGCAGGGCAATATGCCAAAGCAATTTACAACTTGTGTCACCTCTGCGGCCGCATTTCTGGAATATCAATCAGGAGTAATGACACCGTTTATGAGAACATGCAGACCAACCAGACAGACCTGTTCATGACTGGACAACCTCCCCGCTCCAATCACAAATCTCCTATGCTGCAGCTCTCCCATCCTAGATGTGGGGGccgtatttgttttatttctataatagtcacctggtgatcctgccagtaagaCACTTCctgtcagggtgacaacactcactgtactgtatctataaaaaaGCAGCGTGCTCATTCTATGACGAGACTACAGAGCACCCACCACGTCTTCATTACAGAGGGAGGAGATTTGTGGTTCAGAGAACCTGCACTtgctgaaaacagaaaactaatgcagccgccATATCCAAATGTTTGTTATCCTGGGAAACTCTCCAccaatgtgttttatattacCAGCGTTTGCCCCCGAGCGCACATCACATGACCAGACACGCGCCATCGTCACATGACCAAACACACGGCATCTCCATGTAAATCACATGACCGAGCTCAGGGAACACAAATCTCCAGCTACTGTACATCAGATCTGTGCCGAGAGGTCGGCAGCCAGGAATCTGGCATTGTACACAGCAGCCAATGGCGGCCTCTGGATGTCTCAGCTCCTGATTGGACATAATCCGGAGATCACCAGACCGACCGAACATACAAGGAGCCCATTGTCATGAAATGATATCACACGCGTGTTGCTGGAGCGGTCACATGATGCAAAGATTTATATGGAGTGATCTCACTATGTACACGCGTCTGATTGGTTACATTCTATGGTGAATAAACATTCACTTGCACAACATTTACAGACATTTCTGCTGGTGAATCAATCCCCTAAAACACATTTCCCTGCAGTGAAttattggtgaatgtcagattctctgtttaaATATTCCCATGATGATACGACATCGGCGCCCTGCAGGGTTCACCTGTGCCAGTATTACCCATCCCAATCTGTATCGGCTGGACTACAAGCCCCAGCATGGACTCCCTCACCTGTGAATCAGCGGCTGGTGGGCCTGGAGTGGAGGTGCAGACGGTGTCGGCGGTGTCCCTGAGTCGGGTGTAACAGGTGTAGGAGGGCGGGGCCGGCTGTACACCTGGAATGCTCACAGACCACACCCACCGCTCACAAACAGCCACATGGCAGCCAACAGAACCGGTTTTTCCATCCTACAGATGTCCTCTCTCCGGAGATACAACCACCGCTCCGTCCCATTGTACTGC of the Pyxicephalus adspersus chromosome 11, UCB_Pads_2.0, whole genome shotgun sequence genome contains:
- the ATP13A2 gene encoding LOW QUALITY PROTEIN: polyamine-transporting ATPase 13A2 (The sequence of the model RefSeq protein was modified relative to this genomic sequence to represent the inferred CDS: inserted 2 bases in 1 codon; substituted 1 base at 1 genomic stop codon); the protein is MSGCSCRDEGVTCGAIRKFTSGLRQSDRDDRKLIYGRNEIDVPVKSYGQLLIQEVLNPFYIFQLFSVILWFCEGYYYYAVCIIIISIISIAVSLYETKKQSVTLRNMVKLSVSVRVRRGPGDEIMVNSLDLVPGDCILIPPEGLLMPCDAALLAGECMVNESMLTGESVPEMKTPLPDGPHAADTVYSSDAHRRHTLFCGTQVIQAKSYVDSDVTAIVLKTGFCTVKGNLISSILHPKPIFFKFFRDSIMFVLVLAAFAAIGTIYSIVIHILYKVTVSEIIITALDIITIIVPPALPAAMTVGTVYAQSRLKKLKIFCISPPRINVSGKLKMMCFDKTGTLTEEGLDVWGVVPLENANFLPITHDPRSVPDGHLLYSLASCHSVTLLNGHPIGDLMDLKMLESTGWVLEDGDADPHTKDIFRTKVLSLIKPPSLEEQPHGPKHTVPVGVLQRFPFSSSIQRMSVIARLPSDPYSQLYMKGAPEMVASLCRNDSVPRDFSAMLRQYTQDGYRVLGFAYKTLSSIRTFEEAQAVTRESAEHDLTFLGFLVMRNVLKPETPPVIYSLRKANIRTVMVTGDNMLTAVNVAKSCHLVESTEKVFFVNASPPTYNSSATLRFIPSEPTVGEETREGLYQQGGAFLDRGPFCFAMNGKSFAALTDYFPEFLPKILMHAAVFARMSPDQKTQLVRYFQDLDYCVGMCGDGANDCGALKAADVGISLSESEASIASPFTSKLNNIECVPIIIREGRCSLETSFETFKYMAMYSLTQFISVLILYTVDTNLGDFQFLLFDLVITTTVAILMGRTGPAGELGLKRPLGTLISIPVLGSLIFQTLLILLIQLLSYFLTTSQPWYGXPHCPGDPVSLGPPGVYKYLSGVTFLMISXRAVLFLFALIVLLAMMLWVALYPLLFMREILNLMAIDDMNFKLVLVGFAAVNFVAAFLLETSLDHGFFNCLRKLRRKKESKKAYKRLELQLQTQLSWPPLNQTLYPSRDKLPR